Proteins co-encoded in one Trichoplusia ni isolate ovarian cell line Hi5 chromosome 19, tn1, whole genome shotgun sequence genomic window:
- the LOC113503553 gene encoding paternally-expressed gene 3 protein-like — translation MVAKFVIVLSLAVASYAVPLIPYAKVAYAEPEAPAHYEFNYSVHDDHSGDVKQQQESRAGDAVQGSYSLVQPDGVRRIVHYTSDKEHGFNAEVTYEGTPIQQAPAKIAYAAPIAKVAYAAPIAKVAYATPVAKVSYAPAAVSYSHAPVAYAAPVAKVAYAAPVAHVSYASPAISYHHYLTRFYFVYIILKSYHHLTDFSLQFLAFSALVAAATAVALPVVPYAKVAYAEPEAPAHYEFNYSVHDDHSGDVKQQQESRAGDAVQGSYSLVQPDGVRRIVHYTSDKEHGFNAEVTYEGTPIQQAPAKIAYAAPVAKVAYAAPVTKVAYAAPVAKIAYAAPVAKLAYAAPVAKLAYAAPVAKVALAPAQLSYSHAPAAVSYSHAPAAVSYSQAPAAISYSHAPVAKIAYAAAPVAKVAYTQSLGHVTFSSPAVSYHH, via the exons atggtcGCCAAA TTCGTGATCGTCCTGTCCCTGGCCGTGGCATCCTACGCCGTGCCCCTCATCCCCTATGCCAAGGTGGCGTACGCCGAGCCCGAGGCGCCAGCTCACTACGAGTTCAACTACTCCGTGCACGACGACCACAGCGGAGACGTGAAGCAGCAGCAGGAGTCTCGCGCCGGAGACGCCGTGCAGGGCTCGTACTCGCTCGTGCAGCCCGACGGTGTCCGCCGCATCGTGCACTATACCTCCGACAAGGAACATGGCTTCAACGCTGAGGTCACCTACGAGGGCACCCCTATCCAGCAAGCTCCCGCTAAGATTGCCTACGCCGCTCCCATTGCCAAGGTCGCCTACGCTGCCCCCATCGCCAAGGTCGCCTACGCCACTCCCGTCGCCAAGGTTTCCTACGCTCCTGCCGCCGTGTCCTACTCTCACGCCCCAGTCGCCTACGCCGCTCCCGTCGCTAAGGTCGCCTACGCCGCTCCCGTAGCCCACGTGTCCTACGCGTCACCCGCTATCTCCTACCACCACT atCTGACAAGATTTTACTTCGTTTACATCATTTTGAAATCGTACCACCATTTAACAGATTTCTCATTACAGTTCCTCGCTTTTTCCGCCCTGGTGGCAGCTGCCACAGCTGTGGCCCTCCCCGTGGTCCCCTACGCCAAGGTGGCGTACGCCGAGCCCGAGGCGCCAGCTCACTACGAGTTCAACTACTCCGTGCACGACGACCACAGCGGAGACGTGAAGCAGCAGCAGGAGTCTCGCGCCGGAGACGCCGTGCAGGGCTCGTACTCGCTCGTGCAGCCCGACGGTGTCCGCCGCATCGTACACTACACCTCTGACAAGGAACATGGTTTCAACGCTGAGGTCACCTACGAAGGCACACCTATCCAGCAAGCTCCCGCCAAGATCGCTTACGCCGCCCCTGTCGCCAAGGTCGCCTACGCTGCCCCCGTCACCAAGGTCGCCTACGCCGCTCCCGTCGCAAAAATCGCCTACGCTGCCCCCGTCGCCAAGCTCGCTTACGCTGCTCCGGTAGCTAAGCTCGCATATGCTGCTCCCGTAGCCAAGGTGGCCCTAGCACCAGCACAACTTTCTTACTCCCACGCTCCTGCTGCCGTGTCCTACTCCCACGCCCCAGCTGCCGTGTCTTACTCCCAGGCTCCTGCCGCCATCTCCTACTCTCACGCTCCAGTCGCCAAGATCGCGTACGCCGCTGCTCCTGTTGCCAAGGTTGCCTACACCCAATCTCTTGGCCACGTCACCTTCTCCTCCCCAGCTGTGTCCTACCATCACTAA
- the LOC113503441 gene encoding cuticle protein-like, which produces MVAKFVIVLSLAVASYAVPLIPYAKVAYAEPEAPAHYEFNYSVHDDHSGDVKQQQESRAGDAVQGSYSLVQPDGVRRIVHYTADHEHGFNAEVTYEGTPVHQAPAKIAYAAPIAKVAYAAPIAKVAYASPVAKVSYAPATVSYSHAPVAYAAPVAKVAYAAPVAHFVIVLSLAVASYAVPLIPYAKVAYAEPEAPAHYEFNYSVHDDHSGDVKQQQESRAGDAVQGSYSLVQPDGVRRIVHYTADHEHGFNAEVSYEGTPVQQAPAKIAYAAPVAKIAYAAPIAKVAYAAPVAKVSYAPAAVSYSHAPVTYAAPVAKVAYAAPVAHVSYASPAISYHH; this is translated from the exons ATGGTCGCCAAA TTCGTGATCGTCCTGTCCCTGGCCGTGGCCTCCTACGCCGTGCCCCTCATCCCCTACGCTAAGGTGGCGTACGCCGAGCCCGAGGCGCCAGCTCACTACGAGTTCAACTACTCCGTGCACGACGACCACAGCGGAGACGTGAAGCAGCAGCAGGAGTCTCGCGCCGGAGACGCCGTGCAGGGCTCGTACTCGCTCGTGCAGCCCGACGGTGTCCGCCGCATCGTGCACTACACCGCCGACCACGAGCACGGCTTCAACGCTGAGGTCACCTACGAGGGCACCCCCGTCCACCAGGCTCCCGCTAAGATCGCCTACGCCGCTCCCATCGCCAAGGTCGCCTACGCTGCCCCCATCGCCAAGGTCGCCTACGCCAGTCCCGTCGCCAAGGTGTCCTACGCTCCTGCCACCGTGTCCTACTCTCACGCCCCAGTCGCCTACGCCGCTCCCGTCGCTAAGGTCGCCTACGCCGCTCCCGTAGCCCAC TTCGTGATCGTCTTGTCCCTGGCCGTGGCCTCCTACGCCGTGCCCCTCATCCCCTACGCCAAGGTGGCGTACGCCGAGCCCGAGGCGCCAGCTCACTACGAGTTCAACTACTCCGTGCACGACGACCACAGCGGAGACGTGAAGCAGCAGCAGGAGTCTCGCGCCGGAGACGCCGTGCAGGGCTCGTACTCGCTCGTGCAGCCCGACGGTGTCCGTCGCATCGTGCACTACACCGCCGACCACGAGCACGGCTTCAACGCTGAGGTCTCCTACGAGGGCACCCCCGTCCAGCAAGCACCCGCTAAGATCGCCTACGCCGCCCCTGTCGCCAAGATCGCCTACGCTGCCCCCATCGCCAAGGTCGCCTACGCCGCTCCCGTCGCCAAGGTGTCCTACGCTCCTGCCGCCGTGTCCTACTCTCACGCCCCAGTCACCTACGCCGCTCCCGTCGCTAAGGTCGCCTACGCCGCTCCCGTAGCCCACGTGTCCTACGCGTCCCCCGCTATCTCCTACCACCACTAG
- the LOC113503554 gene encoding cuticle protein-like yields the protein MVAKFNICCISPFQFVIVLSLAVAASAGIVPYAKVAYAEPEAPAHYEFNYSVHDDHSGDVKQQQESRAGDAVQGSYSLVQPDGVRRIVHYTADHEHGFNAQVSYEGTPVHQVSAKIAYAAPIAKVAYAAPIAKVAYAAPVAKVSYAPAAVSYSHAPVSYEGTPVHQAPAKIAYAAPIAKVAYAAPIAKVAYAAPVAKVSYAPAAVSYSHAPVAYSAPVAKVAYAAPVAHVSYASPAISYHH from the exons ATGGTCGCCAAA ttTAACATTTGTTGTATTTCTCCCTTTCAGTTCGTAATCGTCCTTTCCCTGGCTGTGGCCGCTTCCGCCGGCATCGTCCCTTACGCTAAGGTGGCGTACGCCGAGCCCGAGGCGCCAGCACACTACGAGTTCAACTACTCCGTGCACGACGACCACAGCGGAGACGTGAAGCAGCAGCAGGAGTCTCGCGCCGGAGACGCCGTGCAGGGCTCGTACTCGCTCGTGCAGCCCGACGGTGTCCGCCGCATCGTGCACTACACCGCCGACCACGAGCACGGCTTCAACGCTCAGGTCTCCTACGAGGGCACCCCCGTCCACCAGGTTTCCGCTAAGATCGCCTACGCCGCTCCCATCGCCAAGGTTGCCTACGCTGCTCCCATCGCCAAGGTCGCCTACGCCGCTCCCGTCGCCAAGGTGTCCTACGCTCCTGCCGCCGTGTCCTACTCTCACGCCCCA GTCTCCTACGAGGGCACCCCCGTCCACCAGGCTCCCGCTAAGATCGCCTACGCCGCTCCCATCGCCAAGGTCGCCTACGCTGCCCCCATCGCCAAGGTCGCCTACGCTGCTCCCGTCGCCAAGGTGTCCTACGCTCCTGCCGCCGTGTCCTACTCTCACGCTCCAGTTGCCTACTCCGCTCCCGTCGCTAAGGTCGCCTACGCCGCCCCCGTAGCCCACGTGTCCTACGCGTCCCCCGCTATCTCCTACCACCATTAG
- the LOC113503442 gene encoding cuticle protein-like, whose translation MVAKFVIVLSLAVAASAGIVPYAKVAYAEPEAPAHYEFNYSVHDDHSGDVKQQQESRAGDAVQGSYSLVQPDGVRRIVHYTADHEHGFNAQVTYEGTPIQQAPAKIAYAAPIAKVAYAAPIAKVAYAAPVAKVSYAPAAVSYSHAPVAYSAPVAKVAYAAPVAHFVIVLSLAVASYAVPLVPYAKVAYAEPEAPAHYEYNYSVHDDHSGDVKQQQESRAGDAVQGSYSLVQPDGVRRVVHYTADYEHGFNAEVSYEGTPVHQAPAKIAYAATIAKVTYAAPIAKVTYAAPVAKVSYAPAAVSYSHAPVAYSAPVAKVSYAAPVAHVSYASPAISYHH comes from the exons ATGGTCGCCAAA ttcGTGATCGTCCTCTCCCTGGCTGTGGCCGCTTCCGCCGGCATCGTCCCTTACGCTAAGGTGGCGTACGCCGAGCCCGAGGCGCCAGCTCACTACGAGTTCAACTACTCCGTGCACGACGACCACAGCGGAGACGTGAAGCAGCAGCAGGAGTCTCGCGCCGGAGACGCCGTGCAGGGCTCGTACTCGCTCGTGCAGCCCGACGGTGTCCGCCGCATCGTGCACTACACCGCCGACCACGAGCACGGCTTCAACGCTCAGGTCACCTACGAAGGCACCCCTATCCAGCAAGCTCCCGCTAAGATCGCCTACGCCGCTCCCATTGCCAAGGTCGCCTACGCTGCCCCCATCGCCAAGGTCGCCTACGCTGCTCCCGTCGCCAAGGTGTCCTACGCTCCTGCCGCCGTGTCCTACTCTCACGCTCCAGTTGCCTACTCCGCTCCCGTCGCTAAGGTCGCCTACGCCGCCCCCGTAGCCCAC tTTGTGATCGTCCTGTCTCTGGCCGTGGCCTCCTACGCCGTGCCTCTCGTCCCCTACGCCAAGGTGGCGTACGCCGAGCCCGAGGCACCAGCTCACTACGAGTACAACTACTCCGTGCACGACGACCACAGCGGAGACGTGAAGCAGCAGCAGGAGTCTCGCGCCGGAGACGCCGTGCAGGGCTCGTACTCGCTCGTGCAGCCCGACGGTGTCCGCCGCGTCGTGCACTACACCGCCGACTACGAACACGGCTTCAACGCTGAGGTCTCCTACGAGGGTACCCCCGTCCACCAGGCTCCCGCTAAGATTGCCTACGCCGCTACCATCGCCAAGGTCACCTACGCTGCCCCCATCGCCAAGGTCACCTACGCCGCTCCCGTCGCTAAGGTGTCCTACGCTCCTGCCGCCGTGTCCTACTCTCACGCCCCAGTCGCCTACTCCGCTCCCGTCGCCAAGGTGTCCTACGCCGCTCCCGTAGCCCACGTGTCCTACGCGTCCCCCGCTATCTCCTACCACCACTAA
- the LOC113503555 gene encoding cuticle protein 8-like — protein sequence YFFFQFVIVLSLAVAASAGVLPYAKVAYAEPEAPAHYEFNYSVHDEHNADVKQQQESRAGDAVQGSYSLVQPDGVRRIVHYTADHEHGFNAQVTYEGTPIQQAPAKIAYAAPIAKVAYAAPIAKVAYAAPVAKVSYAPAAVSYSHAPVAYAAPVAKVAYAAPVAHVSYASPAISYHH from the coding sequence tattttttttttcagttcgtGATCGTTCTTTCCCTGGCTGTTGCCGCTTCCGCCGGAGTCCTCCCGTACGCTAAGGTTGCATACGCCGAGCCTGAGGCGCCAGCTCACTACGAGTTCAATTACTCCGTCCACGATGAGCACAATGCTGACGTGAAGCAGCAGCAGGAGTCTCGCGCCGGAGACGCCGTGCAGGGCTCGTACTCGCTCGTGCAGCCCGACGGTGTCCGCCGCATCGTGCACTACACCGCCGACCACGAGCACGGCTTCAACGCTCAGGTCACCTACGAAGGCACCCCTATCCAGCAAGCTCCCGCTAAGATCGCCTACGCCGCTCCCATCGCCAAGGTCGCCTACGCTGCCCCCATCGCCAAGGTCGCCTACGCTGCTCCCGTCGCCAAGGTGTCCTACGCTCCTGCCGCCGTGTCCTACTCTCACGCTCCAGTTGCCTACGCCGCTCCCGTCGCCAAGGTCGCCTACGCCGCTCCCGTAGCCCACGTGTCCTACGCTTCCCCCGCTATCTCCTACCACCACTAA
- the LOC113503531 gene encoding WD repeat-containing protein 61 isoform X2, with protein MEMPANTIYSLITKKENAHEDPIYCCAWARINTVGDSINAAKDFIVTGGLDCLVKVWVLGNNKLELVHTLEGHSMAVVSVAVSPTAPIIVSSSLDSSLIFWDLTSGRKMVEIPTGTTDVWKVAFSPNGEKIATGGHTGKVHIYEIQNGDIDKMLDTRGKFILSVAWSRNGRYIATGADNGVVCILDVMQGKLVHSFEAHTQSVRSVDFSPCNTKLATASNDGFVKVYDVASAGLQFSLDHKCWALGVCFTAEGTRVATAAADGSVRVAAVDKLAVLATFEEHTDIVWGVSFCSTSKKLVSVSKDKSINIYECPPMPVKVEKEKYIKV; from the exons tattctttaataaccaaaaaagaaaatgctCATGAAGACCCAATCTATTGCTGTGCGTGGGCCAGAATAAATACCGTAGGGGATTCAAT AAATGCTGCCAAGGATTTCATTGTGACTGGAGGTCTAGACTGCCTTGTAAAAGTATGGGTGTTAGGGAACAATAAATTGGAACTGGTACACACATTAGAAGGTCACTCCATGGCTGTTGTATCTGTTGCAGTCAGCCCTACTGCTCCAA TAATAGTAAGTTCATCATTAGACTCAAGTCTCATATTCTGGGACCTAACATCTGGTAGGAAGATGGTAGAAATACCAACTGGAACTACTGATGTCTGGAAAGTGGCATTCTCTCCCAACGGTGAAAAGATTGCTACGGGAGGACACACTGGCAAAGTACATATATATGAAATACAGAATGGAGATATTGATAAGATGCTGGATACTAGAGGGAAATTTATATTGAGTGTTGCGTGG AGTCGAAACGGTAGATACATAGCGACGGGCGCTGATAACGGTGTAGTCTGCATATTAGATGTGATGCAAGGCAAGCTAGTGCATTCGTTCGAGGCGCACACGCAGTCCGTCAGAAGCGTCGACTTCTCACCCTGCAACACGAAGCTCGCGACGGCTTCTAATGATGGATTCGTAAAGGTTTATGATGT GGCCAGTGCAGGTCTCCAGTTCTCGTTAGACCACAAGTGCTGGGCGCTGGGCGTGTGCTTCACGGCGGAGGGCACTCGCGTGGCGACCGCGGCCGCCGACGGCAGCGTACGGGTCGCTGCCGTCGACAAACTCGCTGTGCTCGCCACTTTTGAAGAACACACTGATATA GTATGGGGAGTTAGCTTCTGCAGTACTAGTAAGAAATTAGTGTCTGTCTCCAAAGACAAATCTATTAATATCTACGAATGTCCTCCAATGCCCGTAAAAGTCGAGAAGGAAAAGTACATAAAGGtatga